A genomic segment from Nicotiana tabacum cultivar K326 chromosome 9, ASM71507v2, whole genome shotgun sequence encodes:
- the LOC107826722 gene encoding acetylajmalan esterase 1-like: protein MSLKLPLINPYMVKEANFRHGVNCAVGGATVLNDPFNVTRNITTAKDNRPLRSQLLKTIVKGIRQVIRYGAKRIVVPGIFPLGCFPYYLTMFSSLDYEDYDEFGCLKAYNELVMYHNDFLERALSILKLEYSNVAIKYIDYYAAVKSILERPSYFGFNKKSILKACCGIGGQYNYDDDILCGTSEVQACSDSAKYLHWDGIHLTEKAYYYVAERVINGISSKEFQCLQ from the exons ATGTCTCTTAAGCTTCCACTTATCAACCCTTACATGGTCAAAGAAGCTAATTTTAGACATGGAGTAAACTGCGCAGTAGGAGGAGCTACAGTTCTAAATGATCCTTTTAATGTAACTAGAAATATTACCACGGCAAAAGACAACAGGCCACTTAGATCTCAACTTC TCAAGACCATAGTAAAAGGCATTAGACAAGTGATCAGATACGGGGCAAAACGTATAGTTGTTCCAGGGATTTTTCCTCTGGGTTGCTTCCCCTACTACCTTACCATGTTCTCAAGCTTGGATTATGAAGATTATGATGAGTTTGGTTGTTTGAAAGCCTACAATGAGTTAGTCATGTATCACAATGATTTTTTGGAGAGGGCTCTATCTATACTAAAACTTGAATATTCGAACGTTGCGattaaatatatagattattaTGCTGCTGTGAAATCAATTCTGGAACGCCCCAGCTATTTTGGATTCAATAAGAAATCCATACTCAAAGCGTGCTGTGGAATTGGAGGTCAATATAATTATGACGATGATATTCTTTGTGGAACATCTGAAGTTCAAGCTTGTTCTGATTCTGCAAAATATTTGCACTGGGATGGTATACATCTTACAGAAAAAGCATATTATTATGTGGCAGAGCGCGTCATCAATGGCATCTCATCTAAAGAATTTCAATGTCTGCAGTAG